One Peptococcus niger genomic window carries:
- the rpoC gene encoding DNA-directed RNA polymerase subunit beta', with product MGNINHVDHITIGLASAETIRGWSSGEVKKPETINYRTLKPERDGLFCERIFGPKKDWECNCGKYKRIRYKGVICDRCGVEVTKSSVRRERMGHIELAAPCTHIWYFKGIPSRMGLVLNMSPRQLERVIYFVSYIVIDPGDEAVTGLQKYQILSEAEYRKARSEHGMNFVAGIGAEAVKTLLEEIDLDAISEELQEEVQNTSGQRQVKATRRLEVVEGMRVSGNNPAWMVLDVLPVIPPDLRPMVQLDGGRFATSDLNDLYRRVINRNNRLKRLLDLGAPDIIVRNEKRMLQEAVDALIDNGRRGRAVTGPGNRPLKSLSDMLKGKQGRFRQNLLGKRVDYSGRSVIVVGPELKMHQCGLPKEMAVELFKPFVMRELVMDGTAHNVKSAKRMVERLDPVIWDVLENVIRDHPVLLNRAPTLHRLGIQAFEPVLVEGRALKLHPLACTAYNADFDGDQMAVHVPLSTEAQAEARILMLAANNILNPKDGRPVTVPTQDMVLGSYYLTIIRPDALGTGKWFANATEAKLAYDAGCVHIQALIKVRMPDGRMVDTSVGRLIFNQPIPDEVGYINEVVGKKQLGNIVDRCFRRLGASKTAQMLDGIKSQGYKYSTQAGISIGYTDIVIPDEKPLLLDEADKEINRIEIKFRRGLITDDERYQLVIGVWTRATDAIGEALLANLDTFNPINMMATSGARGNNQQIRQLAGMRGLMADPSGKTIEMPIKANFREGLTVLEYFISSHGARKGLADTALRTADSGYLTRRLVDVAQDVIVREIDCGTDQGLTVSAIMNGSEVIEPLWERIAGRVLAQPVIDPRSKEVLAEAGDYLNDDEAKAIEAAGVQAVEIRSALTCHSRHGVCAHCYGRNLATGQMVDVGEAVGTVAAQSIGEPGTQLTMRTFHTGGIAGGDITQGLPRVEELFEARKPKGEAVISHVDGTVSIGEKDGLTLVLVSADDADAKVEEYKIPFGAHVVVSEGDHVTAGQVLTEGSVNPKELLSVTGAISVQEYLLREVQKVYRLQGVDINDKHIEVMVRQMMRKVKIDDPGDSDFIAGSQVDIIDYHLANRQLRADKKKEADGEVQLLGITKAALATESFLSAASFQETTKVLTDAAIKGKSDALVGLKENVILGKLIPAGTGMRHYRKIDLLEDEPENLYDLEPPADDPSSEAATEVESGEEETEQEEPKQPRVYI from the coding sequence TTGGGTAATATTAATCACGTTGATCACATTACCATTGGCTTGGCCAGCGCCGAAACCATTCGAGGTTGGTCCAGCGGCGAGGTCAAAAAACCGGAGACTATCAACTACCGTACCTTAAAACCGGAACGGGACGGTCTCTTTTGTGAGCGTATTTTTGGCCCCAAGAAAGACTGGGAGTGTAACTGCGGGAAGTATAAGCGCATCAGATATAAAGGCGTTATCTGTGACCGCTGCGGGGTGGAAGTCACCAAGTCTTCCGTGCGCCGTGAGCGCATGGGCCATATTGAACTGGCCGCCCCCTGCACCCATATTTGGTATTTTAAAGGCATTCCCAGCCGGATGGGCCTGGTCCTGAACATGAGCCCCCGCCAGCTGGAACGTGTTATTTATTTTGTCAGCTATATTGTCATTGATCCCGGTGATGAAGCCGTCACCGGCCTGCAAAAGTATCAGATCCTTTCTGAAGCGGAATACCGTAAGGCCCGGTCTGAACACGGCATGAATTTTGTGGCCGGCATCGGTGCCGAAGCGGTTAAAACCCTGCTGGAAGAAATTGACTTGGACGCCATTTCTGAAGAGCTTCAGGAAGAAGTTCAAAACACCAGCGGCCAGCGTCAAGTGAAGGCCACCCGCCGCTTGGAAGTGGTGGAGGGCATGCGCGTTTCCGGCAATAATCCGGCCTGGATGGTGCTGGACGTTTTGCCGGTCATTCCGCCAGACTTGCGCCCCATGGTGCAATTGGACGGCGGCCGCTTTGCCACCAGCGACCTGAACGACTTGTACCGCCGGGTCATCAACCGGAACAACCGGTTGAAACGTCTCCTGGACCTGGGCGCACCGGACATTATCGTGCGCAATGAAAAGCGGATGCTGCAAGAAGCAGTTGACGCCTTAATTGACAACGGCCGTCGCGGCCGCGCGGTAACCGGCCCGGGCAACCGCCCCTTAAAGAGCCTGTCGGACATGCTGAAGGGGAAACAGGGCCGGTTCCGTCAGAACCTGCTCGGCAAGCGGGTCGACTACTCCGGCCGTTCCGTTATTGTGGTCGGACCGGAACTTAAAATGCACCAATGCGGCCTGCCCAAAGAAATGGCCGTAGAACTTTTCAAACCCTTTGTAATGCGTGAATTGGTTATGGATGGCACGGCGCATAACGTTAAAAGCGCCAAGCGCATGGTGGAACGGCTGGACCCGGTCATCTGGGACGTCCTGGAAAACGTCATCCGCGATCACCCGGTGCTCTTAAACCGGGCGCCGACCCTGCACCGGTTGGGGATTCAGGCCTTTGAACCGGTGCTCGTTGAAGGCCGGGCCTTAAAGCTGCACCCCCTGGCCTGCACCGCCTACAATGCCGACTTTGACGGTGACCAGATGGCTGTTCACGTACCGCTATCTACGGAAGCCCAGGCAGAGGCCCGCATTCTTATGCTGGCCGCCAATAATATTTTAAACCCCAAAGACGGTCGTCCGGTGACGGTCCCCACCCAGGACATGGTGCTGGGGAGCTACTACCTGACCATTATCCGACCCGACGCCCTCGGTACCGGCAAGTGGTTTGCCAATGCCACCGAAGCAAAACTGGCCTATGATGCCGGTTGCGTCCACATTCAGGCGCTGATTAAAGTGCGCATGCCGGATGGCCGGATGGTCGACACCAGCGTTGGCCGGCTGATTTTCAACCAGCCGATTCCGGATGAAGTCGGCTATATCAACGAAGTGGTCGGGAAAAAACAACTGGGCAACATCGTCGACCGCTGCTTCCGCCGCTTGGGGGCCAGTAAGACGGCCCAAATGCTGGACGGGATTAAAAGTCAAGGCTATAAATACTCCACCCAAGCCGGTATTTCCATCGGCTACACGGATATTGTTATTCCGGACGAAAAGCCTCTCTTACTGGATGAGGCAGATAAGGAAATCAACCGCATTGAAATCAAGTTCCGCCGCGGTTTGATTACCGATGATGAACGGTATCAATTGGTTATCGGTGTTTGGACCCGGGCCACCGACGCCATCGGGGAAGCCCTCTTGGCAAACTTGGACACCTTTAACCCGATCAACATGATGGCCACCTCCGGCGCCCGTGGGAACAACCAACAGATCCGCCAGCTGGCCGGGATGCGTGGCTTGATGGCTGACCCGTCCGGGAAAACCATTGAAATGCCCATCAAGGCCAACTTCCGTGAAGGCCTTACCGTCTTGGAATACTTTATTTCCAGTCACGGGGCGCGCAAAGGGTTGGCAGACACGGCCTTGCGGACCGCCGACTCAGGTTATCTGACCCGTCGCCTGGTGGACGTAGCCCAGGACGTTATCGTCCGTGAAATTGACTGCGGCACCGACCAGGGATTGACGGTCAGCGCCATTATGAACGGGTCGGAAGTCATTGAGCCTCTTTGGGAACGCATCGCCGGCCGCGTACTGGCCCAGCCGGTCATTGACCCGCGGTCCAAGGAAGTTTTGGCGGAAGCCGGCGATTACTTGAACGATGATGAAGCCAAGGCCATTGAAGCCGCCGGCGTTCAAGCGGTTGAAATTCGCAGCGCCTTGACCTGCCACAGCCGCCACGGCGTTTGCGCCCATTGTTACGGACGCAACCTGGCAACCGGTCAAATGGTTGATGTCGGTGAAGCGGTTGGTACGGTAGCTGCCCAGTCCATCGGGGAACCGGGGACCCAGCTGACCATGAGAACCTTCCACACCGGCGGGATCGCCGGCGGGGACATCACCCAGGGGCTGCCTCGTGTTGAAGAATTATTCGAAGCCCGTAAACCGAAAGGGGAGGCTGTTATCAGTCATGTTGACGGAACCGTCAGCATTGGCGAAAAAGACGGCCTGACCCTGGTCCTGGTTTCTGCTGATGATGCCGATGCCAAAGTGGAAGAGTATAAAATTCCCTTCGGTGCCCACGTGGTGGTTAGCGAAGGCGACCACGTCACCGCCGGTCAAGTGCTCACCGAAGGCTCCGTTAACCCTAAAGAATTGCTGAGCGTCACCGGCGCCATCAGCGTTCAGGAATATCTCCTGCGGGAGGTCCAAAAGGTCTACCGCCTACAAGGGGTTGACATTAACGACAAGCACATTGAGGTCATGGTGCGTCAGATGATGCGCAAGGTGAAGATCGATGACCCCGGCGACAGTGACTTTATTGCCGGGTCCCAGGTAGACATTATCGACTACCACCTGGCCAACCGCCAATTGCGGGCAGACAAGAAGAAAGAAGCCGACGGTGAAGTCCAGCTTCTGGGGATTACCAAGGCTGCCCTGGCCACTGAAAGCTTCCTCTCGGCGGCCTCCTTCCAGGAAACCACCAAAGTCTTGACCGATGCCGCCATTAAAGGCAAAAGTGATGCACTGGTGGGCTTGAAGGAAAACGTCATTTTAGGGAAGCTCATCCCTGCCGGGACCGGCATGCGGCATTACCGCAAAATTGATTTGCTGGAAGATGAACCGGAAAACCTTTACGATTTAGAACCGCCGGCAGATGACCCCTCATCTGAGGCGGCAACCGAGGTTGAAAGCGGCGAAGAAGAAACAGAACAGGAAGAGCCCAAACAACCGCGCGTATATATTTAA
- the rpsL gene encoding 30S ribosomal protein S12, with protein sequence MPTINQLVNKGRYSSKKKSGAPALQNNPQKRGLCTRVYTTTPKKPNSALRKVARVRLTNGTEVTVYIPGIGHNLQEHSVVLVRGGRVRDLPGVRYHLVRGTLDAAGVNDRMQARSKYGTKRPK encoded by the coding sequence ATGCCAACAATAAACCAGCTGGTGAACAAAGGACGGTATTCTAGCAAGAAGAAATCCGGCGCTCCGGCATTACAAAACAACCCGCAAAAACGCGGTTTATGCACAAGAGTGTACACCACGACCCCGAAAAAACCGAACTCCGCTCTTCGTAAAGTTGCGCGTGTTCGTTTGACCAACGGGACAGAAGTTACCGTTTATATCCCCGGGATTGGGCATAACTTACAAGAACACTCCGTGGTTCTCGTACGCGGTGGACGTGTGCGTGACCTCCCCGGTGTTCGTTATCACCTGGTTCGTGGGACTCTGGACGCTGCAGGGGTTAACGACCGTATGCAGGCCCGTTCCAAATACGGCACCAAGCGCCCTAAATAA
- the rpsG gene encoding 30S ribosomal protein S7: MSRRDRAPKRDVLPDPIYGSKQVTKLINQVMLDGKKGTAEHIVYDAFNTIAEKTGEDAIDVFEEALKNVMPVLEVKARRVGGANYQVPVEVRAERRQTLGLRWIVTFARKRGEKTMNERLANELMDAANSTGNAVKKKEEVHRMAEANKAFAHYRW, encoded by the coding sequence ATGTCCAGAAGAGATCGTGCGCCGAAACGTGACGTATTGCCTGATCCGATTTACGGCAGCAAGCAAGTCACCAAATTAATCAACCAAGTTATGTTGGACGGTAAAAAAGGCACTGCAGAACATATTGTTTACGATGCATTTAACACCATTGCCGAAAAAACCGGTGAAGACGCCATTGATGTTTTTGAAGAAGCCCTCAAAAACGTTATGCCCGTCTTGGAAGTTAAAGCCCGTCGTGTTGGTGGTGCCAACTACCAAGTTCCGGTTGAAGTTCGCGCTGAACGTCGTCAGACCTTGGGCTTGCGTTGGATTGTGACTTTTGCCCGCAAACGTGGCGAAAAAACCATGAACGAACGTCTTGCCAATGAGCTGATGGACGCTGCCAACAGCACCGGCAATGCCGTCAAGAAAAAAGAAGAAGTTCACCGCATGGCCGAAGCCAATAAAGCATTCGCCCACTATCGGTGGTAA
- the fusA gene encoding elongation factor G, with the protein MGRDFSLQNTRNIGIMAHIDAGKTTTSERILYYTGKSHKIGEVHDGAATMDWMEQEQERGITITSAATTTTWHGTRINIIDTPGHVDFTVEVERSLRVLDSAVAVFCAVAGVQPQSETVWRQAVRYGVPRIAFVNKMDRTGANFLNVVEQLKERLGANAIPVQLPIGAEDHFDGLIDLIEMKAYKFLDSKDLINYEEMDIPADLADQVEELHAAMLDSIAETDEDFMEKYLEGEDITVKDIKKALRKATIANEAVPVFCGSAFKNKGVQFLLNGVVDFAPAPTDIPSIDGILPDGTQESRHASDEEPFSALAFKVMTDPYVGKLSFFRVYSGTLKSGSYVYNSTKGKRERIGRILLMHSNSRTEIDEVYAGDIAAAVGLKDTGTGDTLCDEKEEIILESMEFPDPVISIAIEPASKGDQDKMGLALAKLAEEDPTFKTYTDEETGQTIISGMGELHLDIIVDRLKREFHVDANVGKPMVSYKETIRKKVEAEGKFVRQSGGRGQYGHAVIELEPLEPGSGFQFESKIVGGAVPKEYIGPIENGIKEAMENGVLAGYDMVDMKATLIDGSYHDVDSSEMAFKVAGSMAFKNAAEKADPVILEPVMKIEITVPDEYMGDVMGDLNGRRGRIEGMEAQGNTQIIHGFVPLSEMFGYATDLRSRTQGRGLYSMQSDHFEEVPKSISEEIIAKRKG; encoded by the coding sequence GTGGGAAGAGATTTTTCGCTTCAAAACACACGTAATATCGGTATCATGGCCCACATCGATGCCGGTAAAACCACAACTTCCGAGCGTATCCTGTATTATACCGGTAAATCCCACAAAATCGGCGAAGTACATGATGGCGCAGCCACAATGGACTGGATGGAGCAGGAACAGGAACGTGGTATCACCATTACTTCCGCTGCAACCACCACAACCTGGCACGGAACCAGAATTAACATCATAGACACGCCAGGGCACGTTGATTTCACAGTAGAAGTTGAACGGTCCCTCCGTGTGCTGGACAGCGCTGTAGCGGTATTCTGTGCCGTCGCCGGTGTGCAGCCCCAATCTGAAACTGTTTGGCGTCAAGCCGTTCGCTACGGTGTACCGCGTATTGCCTTTGTCAATAAAATGGACCGCACCGGCGCCAACTTCTTAAATGTTGTCGAACAGCTGAAAGAACGCTTGGGCGCAAACGCCATTCCGGTGCAATTGCCCATTGGCGCTGAAGATCATTTTGATGGTCTGATTGACCTGATCGAAATGAAGGCCTATAAGTTCCTCGACAGCAAAGACCTGATCAACTATGAAGAAATGGATATTCCGGCAGATTTGGCGGATCAAGTTGAAGAACTCCATGCCGCCATGCTGGACAGCATCGCTGAAACCGATGAAGACTTCATGGAAAAATACCTTGAAGGCGAAGACATCACCGTTAAAGACATCAAAAAAGCTCTGCGTAAAGCAACCATTGCCAACGAAGCCGTTCCGGTCTTCTGCGGGTCCGCTTTTAAAAACAAGGGCGTACAATTTTTGCTGAACGGTGTTGTTGATTTCGCTCCGGCCCCGACAGACATTCCTTCTATTGACGGTATTCTGCCGGACGGGACCCAAGAATCTCGCCATGCCAGCGATGAAGAACCCTTCTCCGCCCTGGCCTTTAAGGTTATGACCGACCCTTATGTCGGTAAGCTGTCCTTCTTCCGTGTTTATTCCGGGACCTTGAAAAGCGGCAGCTATGTCTACAACTCCACTAAAGGCAAACGTGAACGCATCGGCCGTATCTTGCTCATGCATTCCAACAGCCGTACGGAAATTGACGAAGTTTACGCCGGGGATATTGCTGCAGCCGTTGGCTTAAAAGACACCGGCACCGGTGATACCCTTTGCGATGAAAAAGAAGAAATCATCCTCGAAAGCATGGAATTCCCGGATCCGGTTATCTCCATTGCTATTGAACCTGCTTCTAAAGGGGACCAGGATAAGATGGGCCTTGCTTTGGCCAAGTTGGCAGAAGAAGACCCGACCTTCAAAACCTATACCGATGAAGAAACCGGCCAGACCATCATCAGCGGCATGGGCGAACTCCACTTGGACATCATCGTTGACCGTCTGAAACGCGAATTCCACGTTGATGCCAATGTTGGTAAACCGATGGTTTCCTATAAAGAGACCATTCGCAAGAAAGTGGAAGCTGAAGGTAAATTTGTTCGTCAGTCCGGTGGTCGCGGTCAATACGGCCATGCTGTCATCGAACTTGAACCCCTGGAACCCGGCTCCGGCTTCCAGTTTGAAAGCAAGATTGTCGGTGGTGCCGTACCGAAAGAATACATCGGGCCAATTGAAAACGGCATCAAAGAAGCTATGGAAAACGGCGTTTTAGCCGGCTACGACATGGTTGACATGAAGGCAACCCTCATTGACGGCTCCTACCACGACGTCGACTCTTCCGAAATGGCCTTTAAAGTGGCGGGCTCCATGGCCTTTAAAAACGCTGCTGAAAAAGCCGATCCGGTCATTCTTGAACCGGTGATGAAAATTGAAATCACCGTTCCGGATGAATACATGGGCGATGTTATGGGCGACTTAAACGGTCGTCGTGGCCGCATTGAAGGCATGGAAGCCCAAGGGAACACCCAAATCATTCACGGTTTTGTTCCCCTGTCTGAGATGTTCGGTTATGCAACGGACTTGCGTTCCAGAACCCAAGGCCGCGGACTTTACAGCATGCAAAGTGACCACTTTGAAGAAGTCCCCAAATCCATTAGTGAAGAAATCATTGCTAAACGCAAAGGTTAA